A window from Culex pipiens pallens isolate TS chromosome 3, TS_CPP_V2, whole genome shotgun sequence encodes these proteins:
- the LOC120412952 gene encoding uncharacterized protein LOC120412952 codes for MKQIDFMNRTLRGGKMTVADYRDVIEVFAHYWKQRNESIDSLLAKLPGNYFQRDVEEIKSLLLQCIAEALDKKVELAELKTFCLAFESLLSELLNLPLDWFVRLPSIKYNHIFTERQALTAVENRCFRVKDPEKFKTLYEVLIDEAQLPPHFTLVAVKSQLNYINNMMVQKHWSSGRELTESDQLKATMGLMELIKFSVSHLNQQPEFTSFDRFLEKCTEPFASVSSESTSLADLEVTVRVSRIINSQATMSEKYP; via the coding sequence ATGAAGCAGATCGATTTCATGAACCGAACATTACGTGGCGGAAAGATGACCGTCGCCGACTACCGGGACGTAATCGAGGTGTTCGCTCACTACTGGAAACAACGCAACGAGTCCATCGATAGCTTGCTGGCCAAACTGCCCGGAAATTACTTTCAACGAGACGTTGAGGAAATAAAATCGCTACTGTTGCAGTGCATTGCTGAAGCGCTGGATAAAAAGGTCGAGCTGGCAGAGCTGAAAACTTTTTGCTTGGCGTTTGAAAGCTTACTTTCCGAACTTCTCAATCTCCCACTGGATTGGTTTGTCAGGCTGCCATCCATAAAGTACAACCACATTTTCACCGAAAGACAAGCACTAACTGCTGTGGAAAACAGATGTTTTCGAGTAAAAGACCCAGAAAAGTTCAAAACTCTTTACGAGGTACTAATTGATGAAGCTCAACTGCCCCCTCACTTTACATTAGTCGCTGTCAAATCACAACTGAACTACATCAACAATATGATGGTGCAGAAACATTGGAGCAGCGGTCGGGAACTCACCGAGTCGGATCAGCTGAAAGCCACGATGGGACTGATGGAGTTGATCAAATTTTCTGTCTCGCATTTAAACCAGCAACCCGAGTTCACCAGCTTCGACCGCTTCCTGGAGAAATGCACCGAACCATTCGCGTCCGTTTCCAGCGAGAGCACTTCGCTGGCGGATTTGGAGGTTACAGTTAGAGTTTCTAGAATAATTAACAGTCAGGCAACTATGTCAGAAAAGTACCCGTAG